The Humulus lupulus chromosome 3, drHumLupu1.1, whole genome shotgun sequence genome window below encodes:
- the LOC133824221 gene encoding peroxidase 4-like produces MDYSMGKDRYLRIMHALTLLLLLSSTTCIASKLSSSTFYDRTCPKALSTIRSSISRAVSRERRMAASLIRLHFHDCFVHGCDASILLNDSDSITSEQNALQNKDSARGFNVIEDAKSAVEKICPGVVSCADILAVAARDATVAVSGPSWDVKLGRRDSITASKPQAEKDLPLFTASLGELIDLFESKDLSARDMVALSGSHTIGQAQCGLFRSRIYNSKSDIDANFARTRQRRCPATSSPQADAMLAALDLVTPNSFDSNYFKNLIQKKGLLESDQVLFSGGSTDAIVTEYSKSPKTFRADFASAMIKMGDIQPLTGSAGQIRRICSVVN; encoded by the exons ATGGATTATTCGATGGGTAAAGATAGGTACTTGAGAATTATGCATGCATTGACGCTGTTGCTTCTACTTAGCTCTACAACATGCATAGCTTCTAAACTGTCTTCATCAACATTCTACGATCGCACCTGTCCCAAAGCTCTCTCCACCATCCGATCTTCCATCAGCCGAGCTGTTTCACGTGAGCGTCGCATGGCAGCTTCTCTCATCCGCCTTCACTTTCATGACTGCTTTGTTCAT GGTTGTGATGCATCCATTTTACTGAATGATTCGGACTCCATTACAAGTGAGCAAAACGCACTTCAGAATAAGGACTCTGCGAGAGGTTTTAATGTCATAGAAGATGCTAAGTCTGCAGTGGAGAAGATTTGCCCAGGAGTTGTTTCCTGTGCGGATATACTTGCCGTGGCAGCAAGAGATGCAACTGTTGCT GTGAGTGGTCCATCATGGGATGTGAAGCTCGGAAGAAGAGACTCTATCACAGCAAGCAAACCTCAAGCTGAGAAAGATCTTCCTCTTTTCACAGCAAGCCTTGGAGAGTTGATTGATTTATTTGAAAGCAAAGATCTTAGTGCCAGAGACATGGTTGCTCTATCAg GTTCGCATACAATTGGACAAGCCCAGTGCGGGTTATTTCGTTCAAGGATATACAACAGCAAGAGTGATATTGATGCTAACTTTGCTAGAACTCGCCAACGCCGTTGTCCTGCCACTAGCTCACCTCAAGCTGATGCCATGCTGGCAGCACTTGATTTGGTGACACCCAATTCCTTTGACAGCAATTACTTCAAGAACTTGATTCAGAAGAAAGGCCTTCTTGAGTCAGACCAAGTCCTCTTCAGTGGTGGATCCACTGATGCCATTGTCACTGAGTACAGCAAGAGCCCTAAAACATTTAGGGCTGATTTTGCATCTGCAATGATCAAAATGGGTGATATTCAGCCTCTCACTGGTTCAGCTGGACAAATAAGGAGGATTTGCTCTGTTGTCAACTAA
- the LOC133825707 gene encoding uncharacterized protein LOC133825707 — MHSGFTLVNFRDEATQDLILETGVIHFDKKPVLLRPWTTDMDSVRMVKSVPVWIRLNGLGLQYWGKNSLSALVSTIGKPIMVDKVTQSRAMVKYPPVLVDMEISDHPPKSIAYINERGQLVEQMVEYEWLPSKSAACAQLGHIVANCNKGKGVVWMKKTSVEKGGNSEQEVNGPEIDKQQVSGFAIPENREPIITVTDADDRGETLCTGIDSKESNIDQGSHSSSQLAGTGKKDSVGNWTTPKRRGPKQAMAAHHKAAVAPSKANLSNGYIVLQETGDGHMVINAYPNS; from the coding sequence ATGCACTCAGGCTTTACATTGGTAAATTTCAGGGATGAAGCCACTCAAGACCTGATTCTGGAAACGGGGGTCATTCACTTTGACAAAAAACCAGTTCTCCTTCGACCTTGGACAACCGATATGGATTCTGTGAGAATGGTTAAGTCTGTTCCAGTTTGGATTCGATTGAATGGTTTGGGATTACAATATTGGGGTAAGAATAGTCTCAGTGCACTGGTGAGTACTATTGGCAAACCAATAATGGTGGACAAGGTGACTCAGAGCAGAGCGATGGTGAAATATCCTCCGGTTTTGGTAGATATGGAGATTTCGGATCACCCTCCTAAGAGCATTGCTTATATCAATGAACGGGGACAGTTAGTCGAACAAATGGTTGAGTATGAATGGCTCCCATCTAAGTCTGCTGCTTGTGCTCAATTAGGGCATATAGTGGCAAATTGTAACAAGGGGAAAGGTGTGGTTTGGATGAAGAAAACCTCTGTTGAAAAAGGAGGTAATTCCGAACAGGAAGTAAATGGTCCTGAGATTGATAAACAACAAGTTTCAGGATTTGCTATACCAGAAAACAGAGAGCCTATTATTACAGTTACTGATGCAGACGATAGGGGAGAGACATTATGCACAGGCATTGATTCAAAGGAGAGTAATATTGATCAGGGATCTCACAGCTCTTCTCAGTTAGCTGGAACTGGTAAAAAGGACAGTGTTGGCAATTGGACTACTCCAAAAAGACGAGGGCCTAAACAGGCAATGGCAGCTCATCACAAGGCAGCTGTAGCTCCTAGTAAGGCTAATTTGAGTAATGGTTATATTGTTTTACAAGAAACAGGGGATGGGCATATGGTCATTAATGCTTACCCCAACTCTTGA